The proteins below come from a single Cylindrospermopsis raciborskii Cr2010 genomic window:
- a CDS encoding HAS-barrel domain-containing protein: MFLPLPQFATEDRHPDHIAEVIETSSTEFLAQCLDPEDLRFPLMPAFGSWISAFDEESDNQIYAVVYYATTAPIDSVHRARALGLSLKNLRQEQPQIFAMLKTEFKAAIVGFEAPSDISTQRQMYHYLPQRPPQIHQAVYKCRPESILRFTDNMDFLRTLLLVPGAPVESLVASAIREVYKLRKLDREWLVKACRYLSLLLKDDYDQLRFILGQIHP; this comes from the coding sequence ATGTTTTTACCTTTACCACAGTTTGCCACAGAAGATCGTCATCCTGACCACATTGCTGAGGTAATTGAAACCAGCTCTACCGAGTTTCTGGCTCAGTGTTTGGATCCGGAAGATTTAAGATTTCCCCTAATGCCAGCTTTTGGTAGCTGGATTTCCGCCTTTGATGAAGAATCCGATAATCAAATATATGCTGTAGTATACTATGCCACTACTGCTCCCATAGACAGTGTGCACCGGGCGCGGGCCCTGGGGTTGTCCCTAAAAAATTTACGTCAGGAACAACCCCAAATATTTGCCATGTTGAAAACAGAATTTAAAGCTGCTATTGTTGGTTTTGAGGCACCATCGGACATATCTACTCAAAGACAAATGTATCACTATTTACCTCAACGTCCACCTCAAATTCATCAGGCAGTGTATAAGTGTAGACCAGAATCTATACTTAGATTTACGGACAATATGGATTTTCTGCGAACCTTACTGTTAGTTCCCGGAGCACCAGTAGAATCATTAGTTGCATCCGCGATTCGTGAAGTTTATAAATTACGTAAGTTAGACAGAGAATGGCTTGTAAAAGCCTGTCGCTACCTAAGTTTACTTTTAAAGGACGATTATGATCAATTAAGATTTATTCTTGGTCAGATCCATCCCTAG
- a CDS encoding NAD(P)H dehydrogenase subunit NdhS, whose protein sequence is MILPGATVRVKNTADTYYRYEGLVQRVSDGKVAVLFEGGNWDKIITFRLPELEVVETIPTKKGK, encoded by the coding sequence ATGATTCTACCTGGAGCTACTGTTCGCGTCAAAAATACTGCAGACACTTATTATCGTTATGAAGGACTTGTACAACGGGTTAGCGATGGTAAAGTTGCCGTTCTTTTTGAAGGAGGTAACTGGGATAAAATTATCACCTTTCGCCTTCCGGAATTAGAAGTAGTGGAAACTATACCTACAAAAAAAGGAAAATGA